A genomic window from Microbacterium sp. ET2 includes:
- a CDS encoding ADP-ribosylglycohydrolase family protein — MDVRSGWEKVPTSSGEFGAKNADEEVRPEHRGDGDLFDRIRAVEVAATVGHSMGDVTEIMDWREIEETYGLVTEMLPQPGKWKDKAPNLPVVRGYPNVYTVHDRPPGMSEDGHERHRLSATAVIEKGGRVTVEDVAKIWVRDIDPTKFGILLGGQDQIIYYSAKAGVPPWEVGKFAYFPGAWGVTAMMAPIGIVNAGNPLQAGMDARDVGRLKDQSGVPGNYALEVASAVAAGIAEGLGRGASYRTVIDAALNELSPLPRAEVEHILDCVPTGGDWRDLRPLLDEEYRGRTILWPIETLGTALACVNIAEGDPVAALIAAVNLGRDTDGRACVAGSLAASITGTSGLDPAWEPLISEQVINDPYTVSRRTPGETAEGLFAAVQNNLGNLRSQLERVG; from the coding sequence ATGGACGTGAGAAGTGGATGGGAAAAGGTGCCCACATCGTCGGGTGAGTTCGGAGCGAAGAACGCTGACGAGGAGGTGCGCCCGGAGCACCGCGGGGATGGCGACCTCTTCGACCGGATCCGCGCGGTCGAGGTCGCCGCGACGGTCGGGCATTCGATGGGCGATGTGACCGAGATCATGGACTGGCGCGAGATCGAGGAGACCTACGGACTGGTCACCGAGATGCTTCCCCAGCCCGGCAAGTGGAAGGACAAGGCGCCGAACCTGCCGGTCGTTCGGGGCTACCCGAACGTCTACACGGTGCACGACCGCCCGCCGGGGATGAGTGAGGACGGGCACGAGCGCCACCGGCTGAGCGCGACGGCCGTCATCGAGAAGGGCGGGCGGGTCACTGTCGAAGACGTCGCGAAGATATGGGTGCGCGACATCGATCCCACGAAGTTCGGGATCCTGCTCGGGGGACAGGACCAGATCATCTACTACTCGGCCAAAGCCGGCGTGCCCCCGTGGGAGGTCGGCAAGTTCGCCTACTTCCCCGGCGCCTGGGGCGTCACCGCCATGATGGCCCCCATCGGCATCGTCAACGCCGGCAACCCCCTGCAGGCGGGCATGGACGCTCGCGATGTCGGGCGCCTGAAGGACCAGAGCGGAGTCCCTGGCAACTATGCGCTGGAAGTGGCATCGGCCGTCGCGGCCGGCATCGCCGAGGGCCTCGGACGCGGAGCGTCGTACCGCACCGTGATTGACGCCGCCCTCAACGAGCTCTCACCGTTGCCGCGAGCCGAAGTCGAGCATATTCTCGACTGCGTACCCACCGGTGGAGACTGGCGCGATCTGCGACCGCTGCTGGACGAGGAGTATCGCGGCCGCACGATTCTGTGGCCGATCGAGACGCTCGGCACCGCGCTCGCGTGCGTCAACATCGCCGAAGGCGATCCCGTCGCGGCCCTCATCGCCGCGGTGAACCTCGGACGCGACACCGACGGGCGGGCGTGCGTCGCGGGCTCCCTCGCGGCCTCGATCACGGGAACCAGCGGACTGGACCCCGCCTGGGAGCCGCTCATCAGCGAGCAAGTCATCAACGACCCGTACACCGTCTCTCGCCGTACCCCGGGCGAAACGGCCGAAGGACTCTTCGCGGCCGTCCAGAACAACCTCGGCAACCTCCGCAGCCAATTGGAACGCGTGGGCTGA
- a CDS encoding ADP-ribosylglycohydrolase family protein, with the protein MPTLFEKIYGIEAAATVANSLGDVMEGLRWDEIEQTYGLVTELLPQPGKWGARPVMGYEAGSQGYAIMEQEWGYPFIWHVHDRPPGQGEDGHERHRLAVSAIIRKRGRISIEDLARTWISDIDPANFGYLLGPQDQVIYYGLKAGVFPWDVGRYATFPGMIGTSKMMVAIGIINAGDPRQAALDAHDVGRIKDVRGPRDNYSLEVAAAIAAATAEGLKTTATVDSIIDVALAQLTRVPRAEVEQALTWAREVESWKDLRPLFQDRYEGHWMSNAVEILSGGLAVFLQCGGDVEKGIIHAVNMGRDTDCRAYVAGSLAAALQGIDGVPERWVTTVSEQVVDDPYTVSRRTPLESATGLYEALMASVDKTRARIADIDAQLGSPEER; encoded by the coding sequence ATGCCCACACTGTTCGAGAAGATTTACGGCATCGAGGCCGCGGCGACCGTTGCGAACTCCCTCGGCGACGTCATGGAAGGCCTGCGCTGGGACGAGATCGAGCAGACCTACGGCCTGGTCACCGAGCTCCTCCCCCAGCCCGGAAAGTGGGGCGCGCGCCCTGTCATGGGATACGAGGCCGGCTCCCAGGGCTACGCGATCATGGAGCAGGAATGGGGGTACCCCTTCATCTGGCACGTGCATGACCGCCCACCGGGCCAGGGCGAGGACGGCCACGAGCGTCACCGTCTCGCCGTCTCGGCGATCATCCGCAAGCGCGGACGCATCAGTATTGAGGACCTCGCCCGCACCTGGATCAGCGACATCGATCCCGCCAACTTTGGCTATCTCCTGGGCCCGCAGGACCAGGTCATCTATTATGGGCTCAAGGCGGGCGTTTTTCCGTGGGATGTCGGCCGCTACGCGACGTTCCCCGGGATGATCGGCACCTCGAAGATGATGGTGGCGATCGGGATCATCAACGCCGGCGACCCGCGTCAGGCTGCTCTCGACGCTCACGACGTCGGACGCATCAAGGATGTGCGCGGACCGCGAGACAATTACTCGCTCGAAGTCGCCGCCGCCATCGCCGCCGCGACGGCGGAAGGGCTCAAGACCACCGCCACAGTGGACTCGATCATCGATGTGGCACTGGCCCAGCTGACGCGCGTGCCCCGCGCGGAGGTCGAGCAGGCCCTTACCTGGGCCCGTGAGGTCGAATCCTGGAAGGATCTGCGACCGCTCTTCCAAGACCGATACGAGGGTCACTGGATGTCCAACGCCGTCGAGATCCTTTCGGGTGGCCTCGCCGTCTTCCTGCAGTGCGGCGGAGACGTCGAGAAGGGAATCATCCACGCGGTCAACATGGGACGCGACACGGACTGCCGCGCGTACGTCGCAGGCTCGCTCGCAGCGGCGCTGCAGGGTATCGACGGCGTCCCGGAGCGCTGGGTCACGACCGTCTCCGAGCAGGTCGTCGATGATCCCTACACGGTGTCCCGGCGCACCCCCCTCGAGTCGGCCACGGGACTGTACGAGGCGCTGATGGCCTCCGTCGACAAGACACGAGCGCGCATCGCGGACATCGACGCGCAGCTCGGCTCACCCGAGGAGCGGTGA
- a CDS encoding carbohydrate ABC transporter permease, which yields MSTRVEVGRGRARSRQLIAENRAGYLFLLPWFIGLLAIVVGPMVASLYLSFTDYNPLTTPEWVGLDNYIKMFTADPRYLKSVGVTLTYVFVSVPLQLAFALGLALLLDRGVRGLAIYRSVYYLPSLLGASVAIAILWRQVFGGDGIFNDLLAMFGIQGISWISTPSTAVYTLVALSVWTFGAPMVIFLAGLRQIPEEFYEAASVDGAGRFRKLFSITIPLLTPVIFFNLVLQMIGAFQAFTQAFIVSDGTGGPVDSTLFYTLYLYQEGFARFRMGYASAMAWVLLAVIALFTAINFIASRYWVFYGDER from the coding sequence ATGAGTACAAGAGTCGAGGTCGGCCGTGGGCGCGCGCGTTCCCGCCAGCTGATCGCCGAGAACCGAGCGGGGTACCTCTTCCTCCTGCCCTGGTTCATCGGACTGCTGGCGATCGTCGTCGGGCCCATGGTCGCCTCGCTCTACCTCTCCTTCACGGACTACAACCCGCTCACGACTCCCGAGTGGGTCGGCCTGGACAACTACATCAAGATGTTCACGGCCGACCCGCGCTACCTCAAGTCGGTCGGGGTGACGCTCACTTACGTGTTCGTCTCCGTGCCGCTCCAGCTGGCGTTCGCCCTCGGGCTCGCGCTCCTCCTTGATAGGGGCGTGCGGGGCCTCGCCATTTACCGGTCCGTCTACTACCTACCGTCGCTCCTTGGCGCCTCGGTCGCGATCGCCATCCTGTGGCGGCAGGTCTTCGGCGGCGACGGCATCTTCAACGACCTCCTGGCGATGTTCGGCATCCAGGGCATCAGCTGGATCTCCACGCCCTCCACGGCGGTATACACGCTGGTCGCGCTGAGCGTGTGGACGTTCGGAGCACCGATGGTGATCTTCCTCGCGGGGCTGCGGCAGATCCCCGAGGAGTTTTACGAGGCGGCATCCGTCGACGGCGCCGGCCGATTCCGCAAGCTCTTCTCGATCACGATCCCGCTCCTGACGCCCGTGATCTTTTTCAACCTGGTTCTCCAGATGATCGGCGCGTTTCAAGCGTTCACGCAGGCCTTCATCGTCAGCGACGGCACGGGAGGACCGGTCGACTCGACGCTGTTCTACACGCTTTACCTCTACCAGGAGGGCTTTGCCCGGTTCCGGATGGGATACGCATCCGCGATGGCCTGGGTCCTGCTGGCGGTGATCGCCCTCTTCACCGCGATCAACTTCATTGCCTCGCGCTACTGGGTGTTCTACG
- a CDS encoding ABC transporter substrate-binding protein gives MNPDRLKEENDMHERAHPKRARRAIIAVLSTTTLIAALAACSGSDENPDDGSDAVDEPVELRIAWSGSEDRTQRTQEALDLYTELNPNVTIEVEYTTSTNFWDRLTTQVAGGNAPDIIQMSGQILAQYASNQVLLPMDDIIGDAISVEGWDEGLLEAQTIDGVLYGVPPGVDGHAMMYDATKLEELGIEPPADDWTWEDFAEITTAISAAAGDGYYGSEDGGPQYEVLQTFLAQRGKLLFDEDGQLGFDEQDLTDIWTMFTDLRLAGATVPPDLQTAQGANPENSGVVQGYAAFDFTTSSQYTNFVGLSPNKVDMVTYPFADDGEPGQIWRSGLAWSITRTSPDVDEAAKLIDFLVNDSEAGAILQTTRGVPAAPQIREEVREQVDEVEVRSFEYLDTILEFGATATPIFPPGFGDVRDLYQRLYYEVAFERLTIEQAVEQFFAEAPGYLA, from the coding sequence ATGAATCCTGATCGTCTCAAGGAGGAGAACGACATGCACGAACGCGCACACCCGAAGCGGGCGCGCCGCGCCATCATCGCCGTACTGTCCACCACCACCCTCATCGCAGCGCTCGCCGCCTGCTCCGGCAGTGATGAGAACCCCGACGACGGGAGTGATGCTGTCGATGAGCCGGTCGAATTGCGAATCGCGTGGTCGGGTTCGGAAGACAGGACGCAGCGCACGCAAGAGGCGTTGGATCTGTACACGGAACTGAATCCGAACGTCACCATCGAGGTCGAATACACGACATCGACGAACTTCTGGGACCGTCTGACGACGCAGGTAGCCGGCGGCAACGCACCCGACATCATCCAGATGTCAGGCCAAATCCTCGCTCAGTACGCGTCAAACCAGGTACTCCTGCCAATGGACGACATCATCGGCGACGCCATCTCGGTCGAGGGATGGGATGAAGGACTGCTCGAGGCGCAGACGATCGACGGCGTGCTCTATGGAGTTCCCCCGGGCGTCGACGGACACGCCATGATGTACGACGCGACCAAGCTCGAGGAACTCGGCATCGAGCCACCCGCCGACGACTGGACGTGGGAGGACTTCGCGGAGATCACCACGGCGATCTCGGCCGCGGCGGGCGACGGCTACTACGGCTCGGAGGACGGCGGACCGCAGTACGAGGTGCTCCAGACGTTCCTCGCACAGCGTGGCAAGCTGCTGTTCGACGAAGACGGCCAGCTCGGCTTCGACGAGCAGGATCTGACGGACATCTGGACGATGTTCACCGACCTGCGGCTCGCGGGGGCCACGGTGCCTCCGGACCTGCAGACCGCGCAGGGCGCCAACCCGGAGAACTCCGGTGTGGTGCAAGGCTACGCAGCCTTCGACTTCACGACGTCGAGCCAGTACACGAACTTCGTGGGGCTCAGCCCGAACAAGGTCGACATGGTCACCTACCCGTTCGCCGACGACGGGGAGCCGGGACAGATCTGGCGGTCGGGACTCGCGTGGAGCATTACGCGCACGAGCCCCGACGTCGACGAAGCCGCCAAGCTCATCGACTTCCTCGTGAACGACTCCGAAGCGGGCGCGATCCTGCAGACGACGCGCGGTGTGCCGGCGGCTCCCCAGATCCGCGAAGAGGTACGCGAGCAGGTCGACGAGGTCGAGGTGCGCTCGTTCGAGTACCTCGACACGATCCTCGAGTTTGGCGCAACAGCGACGCCGATCTTCCCTCCCGGTTTCGGTGACGTCCGAGACCTCTACCAGCGCCTCTACTACGAAGTGGCCTTCGAGCGTCTGACGATCGAACAGGCCGTGGAGCAGTTCTTCGCAGAAGCGCCTGGATATCTGGCCTGA